From the genome of Papaver somniferum cultivar HN1 chromosome 2, ASM357369v1, whole genome shotgun sequence, one region includes:
- the LOC113349262 gene encoding protein IQ-DOMAIN 14-like isoform X2 yields the protein MGKATRWFKNFLGMKKEKDKNFSSNLSDQRDKKRWSFGKSVRDSVCVGHFPESNYNNPVDDNDEETETTTTTATWVKSSSYYSETENEQNKHDVAVVRLTSHGRGTLFNGVNEKWAAIRIQTVFRGYLARKALRALKGLVKLQALVRGYLVRKQADATLHSMQALIRAQLTVRSQKARQQLNQEQRPYPEFRPRRSTERYDDARSEHTASIHSRRLSASLEAAIINNTFEETPKIVEIDTCRPKSRSRRTPNNSISEYGEDPCNPAPRIDSPRLQACPIPARMSIPDCRNFHEFDWALAADECRFSTAQSTPRFVNSCAPATPAKSVCTERLFRPYSNFPNYMANTQSFKAKVRSYSAPKQRPDTGSRKRLSLSEIAESRASLSGVRMQRSCSQAQEAISFKNAVMGKLDRSTEFACDIEREYFQRRW from the exons ATGGGGAAAGCAACAAGATGGTTTAAGAATTTTTTAggaatgaagaaagaaaaagataagaatttctcatcaaatttgAGTGATCAGAGAGATAAGAAGAGATGGAGTTTTGGGAAATCAGTTAGAGATTCAGTTTGTGTTGGTCATTTTCCGGAGAGTAATTATAACAATCCGgttgatgataatgatgaagaaACAGAGACAACAACCACAACAGCAACATGGGTCAAATCTTCTTCTTATTACAGTGAAACAGAGAATGAACAAAACAAACATGATGTTGCTGTTGTTAGACTTACTAGTCATGGTAGAGGTACTTTGTTTAATGGTGTTAATGAGAAATGGGCTGCTATTAGGATTCAAACTGTGTTCAGAGGCTATTTA GCAAGGAAAGCATTAAGAGCACTAAAAGGATTAGTGAAGCTGCAAGCACTTGTTAGAGGTTATTTAGTTCGAAAACAAGCTGATGCAACTCTACATAGTATGCAAGCTCTTATCAGAGCTCAATTAACTGTTCGATCTCAGAAAGCCCGTCAGCAACTCAATCAAGAACAAAGACCTTACCCGGAATTCCGGCCTCGCCGGTCCACT GAAAGATATGATGATGCAAGAAGTGAGCACACTGCATCAATTCATAGCAGGAGACTATCAGCATCACTTGAAGCTGCGATTATTAATAATACATTTGAAGAGACTCCTAAGATTGTCGAAATCGATACGTGTAGGCCGAAGTCACGGTCTAGGAGAACACCAAACAATTCAATATCAGAGTACGGGGAAGACCCGTGTAATCCAGCGCCGAGAATCGATTCTCCAAGATTGCAGGCATGTCCAATTCCAGCAAGAATGTCAATACCGGATTGCAGGAATTTCCATGAGTTCGATTGGGCATTGGCAGCCGATGAGTGCAGATTCTCCACTGCTCAGAGCACTCCCCGGTTTGTGAATTCCTGCGCTCCGGCCACGCCAGCGAAGAGCGTTTGCACGGAGAGGTTGTTTAGACCGTACTCGAATTTCCCAAATTACATGGCAAATACACAATCGTTCAAGGCGAAAGTTAGATCGTACAGTGCTCCTAAACAAAGGCCTGATACAGGTTCAAGGAAGAGACTATCATTAAGCGAAATTGCGGAATCGAGGGCTAGTTTAAGCGGAGTCCGAATGCAAA